A window from Mauremys reevesii isolate NIE-2019 linkage group 9, ASM1616193v1, whole genome shotgun sequence encodes these proteins:
- the C9H3orf80 gene encoding uncharacterized membrane protein C3orf80 homolog encodes MLQCLSEGLLVLGAALLWQPCQGTWSCGELTCGERESCCDYGNVTYTEIKCCKLPFHTFLDNVGWFVRKLSGLLILLVLFAIGYFLQRIICPSPRRYNRPQRQDSPGSPLNVTAATSQDSLLDSSSGSSSRYPAEPEPPLLPVGSAVFLQLPSYEEVKYLPTYEESMRLQQQSPKEIVLPVSSLATAASREPERAGGRAPCR; translated from the coding sequence ATGTTGCAGTGTCTCTCCGAggggctgctggtgctgggggctgctctgctctggcagcCCTGCCAAGGCACCTGGAGCTGCGGGGAGCTGACCTGCGGCGAGCGGGAGAGCTGCTGTGACTACGGCAATGTCACCTACACGGAGATCAAGTGCTGCAAGCTGCCCTTTCACACCTTCCTGGACAACGTGGGCTGGTTCGTGCGCAAGCTCTCGGGGCTGCTCATCCTGCTGGTGCTCTTCGCCATCGGCTACTTTCTGCAGCGCatcatctgccccagcccccgccgcTACAACCGGCCGCAGCGCCAGGACTCCCCCGGCTCCCCGCTCAACGTGACGGCGGCCACCTCGCAGGACTCGCTGCTGgacagcagcagcggcagcagcagccgctACCCGGCCGAGCCGGAGCCGCCGCTGCTGCCGGTGGGCTCCGCGGTcttcctgcagctgcccagctacGAAGAGGTGAAGTATTTGCCCACCTACGAGGAGTCCATgcggctgcagcagcagagccccaaaGAGATCGTCCTGCCCGTGTCCAGCCTGGCCACGGCCGCAAGCAGGGAGCCGGAGAGGGCGGGAGGCAGAGCGCCCTGCCGCTGA